One window of Sulfurospirillum sp. 1612 genomic DNA carries:
- the csrA gene encoding carbon storage regulator CsrA, translating into MLILSRKIGESILIDETISITVVEVSKGVVRIGIDAPKDVLILRKELEEAVKDSNIQAVQKVNLQELSQLSQKLKK; encoded by the coding sequence GTGTTAATATTATCGAGAAAAATTGGAGAATCTATCCTGATAGATGAGACGATATCTATCACCGTCGTTGAGGTTTCAAAAGGCGTCGTGCGTATTGGTATCGATGCGCCAAAAGATGTTTTAATTCTCAGAAAAGAGTTAGAAGAGGCGGTGAAGGATTCAAATATTCAAGCGGTGCAAAAAGTCAATTTGCAAGAATTATCTCAACTCAGTCAAAAATTAAAAAAATGA